In a genomic window of Gadus chalcogrammus isolate NIFS_2021 chromosome 17, NIFS_Gcha_1.0, whole genome shotgun sequence:
- the LOC130369999 gene encoding zinc finger MYM-type protein 1-like isoform X1, translating to MSSKRTYLSGAQKRKKKRTEDEKKEQDKGTLLKYFGAQPTVPAPDVSSSVSASTADDTAGSPPADLQSPESEEELLPIEEQLPALTVTDTPTTSAGITGPSTASTAMDVPYTPSTSTSYQGGSTAPPIDQAEWSAGMTGPSTASTAMDVPSTPSTSTSYQGGSTAPPIDPAEWSAFLSDSERTDLVRRGPMQISDTFTFPKKSDGRSFHYHYTCRQLVNGEKIKRSWLIYSKNNDAVYCFCCKLFSRKSKKLLTEGQRDWVNVGAFLKQHENSVDLTRLISIIQSLAERNLAFRGSVDTLHQANNGNFLKEVELMAKFDPVLKDHIRRIDSGMQHNTYLAKTIQNELIECISDKIMEAMVAEIKDCKYYAIILDCTPDVSHQEQMSVVVRTVTLGKTPEIKEHFLGFLIAPQSTGLGLSNLILNRLEELNIPFQDCRGQSYDNGANMKGKNKGVQARLLVKNPRAFYVPCSAHTLNLTVSDAAKASTDASRFFGNVEKVYNLFAGSTQRWAILRQFVDLTLKSWSETRWESRIKSIEALRYQAEKVSEALLEVRNKATDPVVAVEANSLAEEIGSFRFQICCAVWFDILTKINITSKLLQSTNMQLDVAVNLVHKNKSELITYRQKVFSDAQTSAKEICERMNTEAVLKEKRLRSTKRHFAYEAADEPLADAMKRLEVSFFNAVVDCSIQSLEDRFHSLSEVKENFLVLLNFKELDQKVQREQCELLGEKLSCGEEADVDGSALAVEIESLPEFPQTMTALELLTYLSQNEMCEVYPNLWVALRIACTLPVTVASAERSFSKLKLIKTYLRSSMAQERLSGLSVISINSKVGQAISYNDVINDFASRKARKERF from the exons ATGTCATCTAAAAGGACGTATCTCTCTGGTGCCCAAAAACGGAAAAAGAAAAGGACAGAAGATGAGAAAAAAGAGCAAGATAAAG GAACACTGTTGAAGTATTTTGGAGCACAACCAACTGTACCTGCCCCCGATGTGTCATCAAGTGTAAGTGCCTCCACAGCTGATGATACAGCAG GTTCACCCCCAGCAGACTTACAGTCACCTGAAAGTGAGGAAGAACTTTTACCCATTGAGGAACAGTTACCAGCATTGACAGTCACTGATACACCGACAACCTCTGCCGGCATAACAG GTCCTTCTACAGCATCCACTGCTATGGATGTCCCATACACTCCCTCAACAAGCACTAGCTATCAAGGTGGATCAACAGCTCCTCCAATTGACCAAGCTGAATGGTCAGCCGGCATGACAG GTCCTTCTACAGCATCCACTGCTATGGATGTCCCATCCACTCCCTCAACAAGCACCAGCTATCAAGGTGGATCAACAGCTCCTCCAATTGACCCAGCTGAATGGTCAGCATTCCTGTCTGACTCAGAAAGGACTGATCTGGTAAGAAGAGGGCCAATGCAAATTAGTGACACCTTCACCTTCCCCAAAAAATCTGATGGTCGAAGCTTTCATTACCATTATACGTGTAGACAATTAGTTAATGGGGAAAAAATCAAGCGAAGCTGGCTAATTTATTCAAAGAACAATGATGCGGTTTACTGCTTCTGTTGCAAATTATTCTCCAGAAAGTCCAAAAAACTGTTAACAGAGGGACAGCGTGATTGGGTCAATGTAGGAGCTTTTCTGAAACAGCATGAGAATAGTGTAGATCTCACACGTTTGATTAGCATCATTCAGTCTTTGGCAGAGAGGAATCTTGCTTTCAGGGGTTCTGTCGATACTTTGCATCAGGCCAACAATGGGAACTTCCTGAAAGAGGTAGAACTGATGGCAAAATTTGACCCGGTGTTAAAAGACCACATCAGGAGAATTGATAGTGGAATGCAGCACAACACGTACCTGGCTAAGACTATCCAAAATGAGCTGATAGAGTGTATCAGTGACAAAATAATGGAGGCAATGGTGGCAGAAATCAAGGACTGCAAATATTATGCCATCATATTAGACTGTACACCTGATGTTAGTCACCAGGAACAAATGTCTGTTGTGGTGCGCACAGTCACTCTGGGCAAAACACCAGAAATAAAAGAGCACTTTTTGGGATTTCTCATAGCTCCACAATCCACTGGCCTGGGTTTGTCCAATTTAATCCTTAACAGGCTTGAGGAATTGAACATCCCTTTTCAGGACTGTCGGGGGCAGTCTTACGACAATGGGGCCAATATGAAGGGGAAGAACAAAGGTGTGCAGGCTAGGCTCTTGGTCAAAAATCCAAGAGCTTTTTATGTGCCTTGCAGTGCTCATACCTTGAATCTGACCGTCTCAGATGCAGCCAAAGCATCAACTGATGCTTCTCGTTTTTTCGGAAATGTGGAGAAGGTATACAATTTGTTCGCTGGGTCCACTCAAAGGTGGGCCATCTTACGGCAGTTTGTTGACCTCACCCTCAAGTCATGGAGTGAGACGCGCTGGGAAAGCCGCATCAAAAGCATTGAAGCTTTGCGCTACCAGGCAGAGAAGGTGAGCGAAGCCCTGTTAGAAGTAAGGAATAAAGCCACTGACCCTGTAGTGGCTGTTGAAGCCAACTCCCTTGCTGAAGAAATAGGGTCATTTCGGTTTCAGATTTGTTGTGCTGTCTGGTTTGACATTTTGACGAAAATTAACATCACCAGCAAGCTGCTACAGTCAACCAACATGCAGCTTGATGTAGCTGTAAACCTTGTACACAAGAACAAAAGTGAACTGATCACTTACCGGCAAAAAGTCTTCTCTGATGCACAGACATCTGCAAAAGAGATTTGTGAGCGGATGAATACAGAAGCAGTTCTAAAAGAGAAGCGATTGCGCTCTACAAAAAGGCACTTTGCTTATGAGGCTGCAGATGAACCGTTGGCAGATGCAATGAAGAGGCTAGAAGTGTCCTTTTTTAATGCTGTTGTCGACTGTAGCATTCAGTCATTGGAGGATAGATTTCATTCTCTAAGCGAGGTCAAAGAAAACTTTCTAGTGCTGCTCAATTTTAAGGAGCTCGATCAAAAGGTCCAGAGGGAACAATGTGAGCTTCTTGGGGAAAAACTCTCGTGTGGAGAGGAGGCTGATGTTGATGGTAGCGCACTGGCTGTAGAGATCGAGAGTCTTCCTGAATTTCCCCAAACCATGACCGCCCTTGAGCTGCTCACATACCTCTCACAAAACGAGATGTGTGAGGTTTACCCAAATCTTTGGGTAGCTCTCAGGATAGCCTGCACTCTGCCTGTGACAGTTGCCTCAGCAGAGAGGAGCTTTTCCAAGctaaaattaattaaaacataCCTGAGATCATCGATGGCTCAGGAAAGATTAAGTGGACTTTCTGTTATTAGTATTAATAGCAAAGTTGGCCAAGCAATATCATATAATGATGTCATCAATGACTTTGCCTCCCGAAAAGCTAGGAAGGAAAGATTTTGA
- the LOC130369999 gene encoding zinc finger MYM-type protein 1-like isoform X2, translated as MDVPYTPSTSTSYQGGSTAPPIDQAEWSAGMTGPSTASTAMDVPSTPSTSTSYQGGSTAPPIDPAEWSAFLSDSERTDLVRRGPMQISDTFTFPKKSDGRSFHYHYTCRQLVNGEKIKRSWLIYSKNNDAVYCFCCKLFSRKSKKLLTEGQRDWVNVGAFLKQHENSVDLTRLISIIQSLAERNLAFRGSVDTLHQANNGNFLKEVELMAKFDPVLKDHIRRIDSGMQHNTYLAKTIQNELIECISDKIMEAMVAEIKDCKYYAIILDCTPDVSHQEQMSVVVRTVTLGKTPEIKEHFLGFLIAPQSTGLGLSNLILNRLEELNIPFQDCRGQSYDNGANMKGKNKGVQARLLVKNPRAFYVPCSAHTLNLTVSDAAKASTDASRFFGNVEKVYNLFAGSTQRWAILRQFVDLTLKSWSETRWESRIKSIEALRYQAEKVSEALLEVRNKATDPVVAVEANSLAEEIGSFRFQICCAVWFDILTKINITSKLLQSTNMQLDVAVNLVHKNKSELITYRQKVFSDAQTSAKEICERMNTEAVLKEKRLRSTKRHFAYEAADEPLADAMKRLEVSFFNAVVDCSIQSLEDRFHSLSEVKENFLVLLNFKELDQKVQREQCELLGEKLSCGEEADVDGSALAVEIESLPEFPQTMTALELLTYLSQNEMCEVYPNLWVALRIACTLPVTVASAERSFSKLKLIKTYLRSSMAQERLSGLSVISINSKVGQAISYNDVINDFASRKARKERF; from the exons ATGGATGTCCCATACACTCCCTCAACAAGCACTAGCTATCAAGGTGGATCAACAGCTCCTCCAATTGACCAAGCTGAATGGTCAGCCGGCATGACAG GTCCTTCTACAGCATCCACTGCTATGGATGTCCCATCCACTCCCTCAACAAGCACCAGCTATCAAGGTGGATCAACAGCTCCTCCAATTGACCCAGCTGAATGGTCAGCATTCCTGTCTGACTCAGAAAGGACTGATCTGGTAAGAAGAGGGCCAATGCAAATTAGTGACACCTTCACCTTCCCCAAAAAATCTGATGGTCGAAGCTTTCATTACCATTATACGTGTAGACAATTAGTTAATGGGGAAAAAATCAAGCGAAGCTGGCTAATTTATTCAAAGAACAATGATGCGGTTTACTGCTTCTGTTGCAAATTATTCTCCAGAAAGTCCAAAAAACTGTTAACAGAGGGACAGCGTGATTGGGTCAATGTAGGAGCTTTTCTGAAACAGCATGAGAATAGTGTAGATCTCACACGTTTGATTAGCATCATTCAGTCTTTGGCAGAGAGGAATCTTGCTTTCAGGGGTTCTGTCGATACTTTGCATCAGGCCAACAATGGGAACTTCCTGAAAGAGGTAGAACTGATGGCAAAATTTGACCCGGTGTTAAAAGACCACATCAGGAGAATTGATAGTGGAATGCAGCACAACACGTACCTGGCTAAGACTATCCAAAATGAGCTGATAGAGTGTATCAGTGACAAAATAATGGAGGCAATGGTGGCAGAAATCAAGGACTGCAAATATTATGCCATCATATTAGACTGTACACCTGATGTTAGTCACCAGGAACAAATGTCTGTTGTGGTGCGCACAGTCACTCTGGGCAAAACACCAGAAATAAAAGAGCACTTTTTGGGATTTCTCATAGCTCCACAATCCACTGGCCTGGGTTTGTCCAATTTAATCCTTAACAGGCTTGAGGAATTGAACATCCCTTTTCAGGACTGTCGGGGGCAGTCTTACGACAATGGGGCCAATATGAAGGGGAAGAACAAAGGTGTGCAGGCTAGGCTCTTGGTCAAAAATCCAAGAGCTTTTTATGTGCCTTGCAGTGCTCATACCTTGAATCTGACCGTCTCAGATGCAGCCAAAGCATCAACTGATGCTTCTCGTTTTTTCGGAAATGTGGAGAAGGTATACAATTTGTTCGCTGGGTCCACTCAAAGGTGGGCCATCTTACGGCAGTTTGTTGACCTCACCCTCAAGTCATGGAGTGAGACGCGCTGGGAAAGCCGCATCAAAAGCATTGAAGCTTTGCGCTACCAGGCAGAGAAGGTGAGCGAAGCCCTGTTAGAAGTAAGGAATAAAGCCACTGACCCTGTAGTGGCTGTTGAAGCCAACTCCCTTGCTGAAGAAATAGGGTCATTTCGGTTTCAGATTTGTTGTGCTGTCTGGTTTGACATTTTGACGAAAATTAACATCACCAGCAAGCTGCTACAGTCAACCAACATGCAGCTTGATGTAGCTGTAAACCTTGTACACAAGAACAAAAGTGAACTGATCACTTACCGGCAAAAAGTCTTCTCTGATGCACAGACATCTGCAAAAGAGATTTGTGAGCGGATGAATACAGAAGCAGTTCTAAAAGAGAAGCGATTGCGCTCTACAAAAAGGCACTTTGCTTATGAGGCTGCAGATGAACCGTTGGCAGATGCAATGAAGAGGCTAGAAGTGTCCTTTTTTAATGCTGTTGTCGACTGTAGCATTCAGTCATTGGAGGATAGATTTCATTCTCTAAGCGAGGTCAAAGAAAACTTTCTAGTGCTGCTCAATTTTAAGGAGCTCGATCAAAAGGTCCAGAGGGAACAATGTGAGCTTCTTGGGGAAAAACTCTCGTGTGGAGAGGAGGCTGATGTTGATGGTAGCGCACTGGCTGTAGAGATCGAGAGTCTTCCTGAATTTCCCCAAACCATGACCGCCCTTGAGCTGCTCACATACCTCTCACAAAACGAGATGTGTGAGGTTTACCCAAATCTTTGGGTAGCTCTCAGGATAGCCTGCACTCTGCCTGTGACAGTTGCCTCAGCAGAGAGGAGCTTTTCCAAGctaaaattaattaaaacataCCTGAGATCATCGATGGCTCAGGAAAGATTAAGTGGACTTTCTGTTATTAGTATTAATAGCAAAGTTGGCCAAGCAATATCATATAATGATGTCATCAATGACTTTGCCTCCCGAAAAGCTAGGAAGGAAAGATTTTGA